Proteins from one Planctomyces sp. SH-PL62 genomic window:
- a CDS encoding cytochrome ubiquinol oxidase subunit I: MTNLMAARLQMAMSLGFHIIFAAIGIALPLMMTISEACWLRTRNPVYRVLAQRWAKGAAILFAVGAVSGTVLSFELGLLWPEFMKFAGPIIGVGFGLEGFAFFTEAIFLGVYIYGWDRVPPLAHWLAGAVVAASGALSGMLVLSVNAWMNTPAGFRLVDGQAVDVDPIAALLSPSVLSEAMHMTLAAYAATGLLVAGVHAILLLKDRENPFHRRAMGIALLVGGAASLLQPLVGHYAAHVVAETQPIKLAAMEGQFATERRAPLRIGGLPDPKAGVTRYALEIPAALSILAYNDPNAEVKGLDAFPADVHPPVVVVHLAFQLMVACGMAMAAVSLWGAISWWRTRKAPTGTAFLWAAAMVSPLGMIAIEAGWTVTEVGRQPWIIQNVMRTTDAVTTVPGLWISLTVYTALYAGLGVIVVLLLLHQFRSSPRAGELARALTKESH, encoded by the coding sequence ATGACGAACCTGATGGCCGCCCGCCTCCAGATGGCGATGTCGCTCGGATTCCACATCATCTTCGCGGCGATCGGGATCGCCTTGCCGTTGATGATGACCATCTCAGAAGCGTGCTGGTTGCGGACCCGTAATCCGGTCTATCGAGTGCTCGCCCAGCGCTGGGCGAAGGGGGCGGCGATCCTCTTCGCAGTCGGTGCGGTGTCGGGAACTGTGCTCTCGTTCGAGCTGGGCCTCCTCTGGCCGGAGTTCATGAAGTTCGCCGGCCCGATCATCGGGGTGGGGTTCGGGCTGGAGGGCTTCGCGTTTTTCACGGAGGCCATCTTCCTGGGCGTCTACATCTACGGTTGGGACCGGGTCCCTCCGCTGGCCCACTGGCTCGCGGGGGCCGTCGTGGCGGCGAGCGGCGCGCTCTCGGGGATGCTGGTGCTGTCGGTGAACGCCTGGATGAACACGCCGGCCGGGTTCCGGCTGGTCGACGGCCAGGCGGTGGACGTGGATCCGATCGCGGCCCTGCTGAGCCCCTCCGTGCTCTCCGAGGCGATGCACATGACCCTGGCGGCGTACGCCGCGACCGGCCTGCTGGTGGCCGGGGTCCATGCGATCCTGCTCCTGAAGGACCGCGAGAATCCGTTCCACCGTCGGGCGATGGGGATCGCCCTGCTGGTCGGCGGGGCGGCCTCGCTGCTCCAGCCCCTGGTCGGTCACTACGCGGCGCACGTCGTGGCCGAGACGCAGCCGATCAAGCTGGCGGCGATGGAGGGCCAGTTCGCGACGGAGCGGCGGGCGCCGCTGCGGATCGGCGGGCTGCCGGATCCGAAGGCGGGCGTAACGCGATACGCCCTGGAGATTCCCGCCGCGCTGAGCATCCTGGCCTACAACGACCCGAACGCCGAGGTGAAGGGGCTCGACGCGTTCCCGGCCGACGTTCACCCGCCGGTCGTGGTGGTCCACCTGGCGTTCCAGCTGATGGTGGCCTGCGGGATGGCGATGGCGGCCGTTTCCCTCTGGGGCGCGATCTCCTGGTGGCGGACGCGAAAGGCCCCGACGGGGACGGCGTTCCTCTGGGCGGCGGCGATGGTCAGCCCGCTGGGTATGATCGCCATCGAGGCCGGCTGGACGGTGACGGAGGTCGGACGTCAGCCCTGGATCATTCAGAACGTCATGCGGACGACCGACGCCGTGACGACCGTCCCCGGCCTCTGGATCTCGCTTACGGTGTACACCGCCCTGTACGCCGGGCTCGGCGTGATCGTGGTCCTGCTGTTGCTGCACCAGTTCCGGAGCAGTCCCCGCGCGGGCGAGCTCGCCCGGGCCTTGACCAAGGAATCGCACTGA
- a CDS encoding cytochrome d ubiquinol oxidase subunit II, translating into MAFLTMLTPAEGVAAAMLISLIAYALLGGADYGAGVWDLLARGPRAEDQRELIAGAIGPVWEANHVWLIVVVVLLFTGFPTAFAAVMTTLHVPLSLLLIGIVLRGSAFTFRSYDATEAARKRWNRVFSIPSVVTPVLLGAVIGAIATGEPGRAMMADGAIPLFSTWLRPFPIAVGLFALNLFAYLAAVYLTLETSDSGLQEAFRFKALASAITLGGVAWVVYLLARTEAPLVFAGLSRSSWGASVRYATGAFAIMAIAALWLRWYSAARLAAMFQSALILWGAGTAQFPYLVPPDIDVAHGAAPPIVQKLLLIALGCGSLILIPSLIYLFRVFKGHTFRPGRPAGDEPVRPKPA; encoded by the coding sequence ATGGCCTTCCTGACCATGTTGACGCCCGCCGAGGGCGTCGCGGCGGCGATGTTGATCTCACTCATCGCGTACGCCCTGCTGGGCGGCGCCGATTACGGCGCGGGGGTCTGGGACCTCCTCGCGCGGGGACCTCGCGCGGAGGACCAGCGCGAGTTGATCGCCGGGGCGATCGGGCCGGTGTGGGAGGCGAACCACGTCTGGTTGATCGTGGTGGTCGTGCTCCTGTTCACCGGATTCCCCACGGCGTTCGCGGCCGTCATGACGACCCTGCACGTCCCCTTGTCGCTGCTGCTGATCGGGATCGTGCTGCGAGGCTCGGCCTTCACGTTCCGCAGCTACGATGCGACCGAGGCGGCCAGGAAGCGCTGGAACCGGGTGTTCTCAATTCCCAGCGTGGTGACGCCCGTCTTGCTGGGCGCCGTCATCGGGGCGATCGCCACGGGCGAGCCGGGGCGCGCCATGATGGCCGACGGGGCGATCCCGCTGTTCTCGACCTGGCTCCGGCCGTTCCCGATCGCCGTCGGGCTCTTCGCGCTGAACCTTTTCGCCTATCTGGCCGCGGTCTACCTGACGCTGGAGACGTCGGACTCCGGCTTGCAGGAGGCTTTCCGCTTCAAGGCGCTGGCGTCGGCGATCACGCTGGGAGGGGTGGCGTGGGTCGTGTACCTGCTCGCGAGGACAGAAGCGCCGCTGGTCTTCGCGGGGCTGAGTCGATCCTCGTGGGGGGCGTCCGTGAGGTATGCGACGGGCGCGTTCGCGATCATGGCCATCGCCGCCTTGTGGCTGCGGTGGTACTCCGCGGCCCGGCTCGCGGCGATGTTTCAGTCGGCCCTGATTCTCTGGGGGGCGGGCACGGCGCAGTTCCCGTACCTCGTCCCCCCCGACATCGACGTCGCCCACGGGGCCGCGCCGCCGATCGTCCAGAAGTTGCTGCTGATCGCGCTGGGATGCGGATCGTTGATCCTCATCCCCTCGCTGATCTACCTGTTTCGCGTCTTCAAGGGGCACACGTTCCGGCCTGGGCGACCGGCCGGTGACGAGCCGGTCAGGCCGAAACCGGCTTGA
- a CDS encoding RrF2 family transcriptional regulator produces the protein MKVSAKAEYACLALLALAQQGPNAPPLRIRDISEAHGIPERYLVQILLHLKGGGLVVSTRGASGGYQLARPPEDISVREVLTAVDGPDDTTRESPSTDRRAAQILSLLWDRVREAERAVLDQTTVAELVAQATPHEWTI, from the coding sequence ATGAAGGTCTCCGCCAAAGCCGAGTATGCCTGTTTGGCGCTCCTGGCGCTCGCCCAGCAGGGGCCGAACGCCCCTCCGCTGCGGATCCGGGACATCTCGGAGGCCCACGGCATCCCCGAGCGTTATCTCGTGCAGATCCTCTTGCACCTCAAGGGGGGGGGCCTGGTCGTCAGCACGCGGGGGGCCTCCGGCGGCTACCAGCTGGCTCGCCCCCCTGAGGACATCTCGGTCCGAGAGGTCCTCACGGCCGTCGACGGGCCCGACGACACGACCCGCGAGTCTCCCTCGACCGACCGCCGCGCCGCCCAGATCCTCAGCCTCCTCTGGGACCGCGTACGCGAGGCCGAACGGGCCGTGCTCGATCAGACCACCGTGGCGGAACTCGTCGCTCAGGCCACGCCGCACGAGTGGACGATCTGA
- a CDS encoding phosphoadenylyl-sulfate reductase → MATVTESFSAEQLAESNAALAGATPVEILSWGVERFGSRLTMATAFGPEGCILIHMLAGIGAGTRLFNLDTGYQFPETLALREQLMERYGLEIELVGAEKTVAEYEREHGGPLYVKNSDQCCHDRKIVPLRRALAGYEAWITAIRADQSAHRAQAKIVGWDAKFGLVKLNPLLKWTRRDVWAFIVANKIPYNPLHDRGYPSVGCFPCTRSVTAGDDERAGRWAGQAKTECGLHSLDSSQL, encoded by the coding sequence ATGGCTACGGTGACGGAATCATTTTCGGCGGAACAACTTGCGGAATCCAACGCGGCCCTCGCCGGAGCTACTCCGGTGGAGATCCTGAGTTGGGGGGTGGAACGCTTCGGGTCGCGGCTGACGATGGCCACGGCGTTCGGACCCGAAGGCTGTATCCTGATCCATATGCTGGCGGGGATCGGGGCTGGGACCCGGCTTTTCAATCTCGACACCGGCTATCAGTTCCCGGAGACGCTGGCGCTCCGCGAGCAGCTGATGGAACGATACGGACTCGAGATCGAGCTGGTGGGTGCCGAGAAGACGGTGGCCGAGTACGAACGCGAGCACGGCGGTCCGTTGTACGTCAAGAATTCCGACCAGTGCTGCCATGATCGGAAGATCGTGCCGCTGCGTCGCGCCCTCGCGGGATACGAGGCCTGGATCACGGCGATTCGGGCCGATCAGTCCGCACACCGGGCCCAGGCGAAGATCGTCGGCTGGGACGCCAAGTTCGGGCTGGTGAAGCTCAACCCGCTGTTGAAGTGGACGCGACGCGACGTCTGGGCGTTCATCGTGGCCAACAAGATCCCATACAACCCGCTGCACGATCGGGGTTATCCCTCGGTCGGCTGCTTCCCGTGCACAAGGTCCGTGACCGCCGGAGACGACGAGCGCGCCGGTCGTTGGGCGGGCCAGGCCAAGACCGAATGCGGCCTGCACTCGCTCGACAGCAGCCAGCTCTGA
- the leuD gene encoding 3-isopropylmalate dehydratase small subunit: protein MKPFTVHRGKVAVLDWTDVNTDLIIPARYLKRIERIGYGPLLFADKRYAPGGAPPIDEPEKHGPLDPDFPLNRPEQQGASVLVVGRNFGCGSSREHAVWAVAQGGYSVVIAPGKDEGFADIFEGNALNNGLLAVEVPQADWDRIVELAGTGGAEAVVDLHSLTITVQKGGATVEVPFFIPETRRERLLQGLDAISETLLLEKDIARYEQTSPAWLKPVSA, encoded by the coding sequence ATGAAGCCGTTCACCGTCCATCGGGGCAAGGTCGCCGTCCTGGACTGGACCGACGTCAACACCGACCTGATCATCCCCGCGCGCTACCTCAAGCGGATCGAGCGCATCGGCTACGGCCCGCTGCTGTTCGCCGACAAGCGCTACGCCCCCGGCGGGGCGCCGCCGATCGACGAGCCCGAGAAGCACGGGCCGCTCGATCCCGACTTCCCGCTCAACCGTCCCGAGCAGCAGGGGGCGTCGGTCCTCGTCGTCGGCCGCAACTTCGGCTGCGGCTCCAGCCGCGAGCACGCCGTCTGGGCGGTCGCGCAAGGGGGCTACTCGGTCGTCATCGCCCCCGGCAAGGACGAGGGCTTCGCCGACATCTTCGAGGGCAACGCCCTGAACAACGGCCTGCTCGCCGTCGAGGTCCCCCAGGCCGACTGGGACCGCATCGTCGAGCTCGCCGGGACGGGGGGCGCGGAGGCCGTCGTCGACCTCCACTCGCTGACCATCACCGTCCAGAAGGGCGGGGCGACCGTCGAGGTCCCCTTCTTCATCCCCGAGACCCGTCGCGAGCGCCTGCTCCAGGGCCTCGACGCGATCTCTGAGACGCTTTTGCTCGAGAAGGACATCGCCCGCTACGAACAGACCAGCCCTGCGTGGCTCAAGCCGGTTTCGGCCTGA
- a CDS encoding bifunctional sulfate adenylyltransferase/adenylylsulfate kinase, whose protein sequence is MNSPYGGPLVDLLVDEARASEMKAAAKDHADVTLDERGVCDLELLSVGGFSPLKSFLGKADYERVVQEQRLADGTLWPLPVVLPVTPGEGAAEGKTLALRDVYGNLLAFLHVEEIYRADKQAEARHAYGTLDRTHPAVAYLDRVSDHYAAGRLEVVRTPPHYDFVDLRRTPAELRERFRSLGWSRIVAFQARGPLHRAQEELTRRAAEQIGGGLLIHPIVGVTKPGDVDHYTRVRCYRALVDNDYEPGTVVLSLLPLATRLAGPREVLLQAIIARNYGCTDFLVGPDRDSGGQTFYEPDAAQEAMAKYKDEIGVGLLDLPPMVYLPDEDRYESIDLVPKGIATADISDVQVRDDYLARGLRLPEWFTRPAVAEILNETHPPRFRQGLTIWFTGLSGSGKSTVAQALVERLAEYGRNCSFLDGDEIRTHLSKGLSFSKEDRDVNIRRVGYVAGLIAQHGGTTLCSVISPYRAVRDEARQMSRGNFVEVHCSTPVDVCEQRDVKGLYSRARAAVADGKGLGFTGVDDPYEAPENAEVTLDTSKLGVSECVDAIVEKLLALGYILTHGHINV, encoded by the coding sequence TTGAACTCACCGTACGGCGGCCCCCTGGTCGATCTGCTGGTCGATGAAGCCCGAGCCTCGGAAATGAAGGCCGCCGCCAAGGACCACGCCGACGTCACGCTGGACGAGCGAGGCGTCTGCGACCTCGAACTCCTGAGCGTGGGCGGGTTCTCACCCCTGAAGAGCTTCCTGGGCAAGGCCGATTACGAGCGCGTCGTGCAGGAGCAGCGGCTCGCCGACGGCACCCTCTGGCCGTTGCCGGTCGTCCTCCCCGTGACGCCGGGCGAAGGCGCCGCCGAGGGGAAGACCCTGGCCCTCCGCGACGTCTACGGCAACCTGCTCGCCTTCCTCCACGTCGAGGAGATCTACAGGGCCGACAAGCAGGCCGAGGCGCGGCACGCCTACGGTACGCTCGACAGGACGCACCCGGCCGTCGCCTACCTCGACCGCGTCTCCGACCACTACGCCGCCGGCCGACTCGAGGTCGTCCGCACCCCTCCCCACTACGACTTCGTCGACCTCCGCCGGACCCCCGCCGAGCTTCGCGAGCGCTTCCGGTCGCTGGGGTGGTCGCGGATCGTCGCCTTCCAGGCTCGCGGCCCGCTGCATCGCGCTCAGGAAGAACTGACCAGGCGGGCGGCCGAGCAGATCGGCGGCGGGCTGTTGATCCACCCGATCGTCGGCGTGACGAAGCCGGGCGACGTGGACCATTACACCCGCGTCCGCTGCTATCGCGCCCTGGTCGACAACGATTACGAGCCGGGGACCGTGGTCCTCAGCCTGCTGCCGCTGGCCACCCGGTTGGCCGGCCCGCGCGAGGTCTTGCTGCAGGCGATCATCGCCCGGAACTACGGCTGCACCGACTTCCTCGTCGGCCCCGATCGGGACTCGGGCGGTCAGACCTTCTACGAGCCTGACGCCGCCCAGGAGGCGATGGCGAAGTACAAGGACGAGATCGGCGTCGGGCTGCTCGACCTCCCGCCCATGGTCTACCTGCCTGACGAGGATCGCTACGAGTCCATCGACCTGGTGCCGAAGGGGATCGCGACGGCCGACATCTCGGACGTCCAGGTGCGCGACGACTACCTCGCCCGGGGCCTGCGACTTCCCGAGTGGTTCACCCGCCCGGCCGTCGCCGAGATTCTCAACGAGACCCACCCCCCCCGCTTCCGCCAGGGCCTGACCATCTGGTTCACGGGGCTCTCCGGCTCGGGGAAAAGCACGGTCGCCCAGGCTCTCGTCGAACGCCTGGCCGAGTACGGCCGGAACTGCTCGTTCCTGGACGGCGACGAGATCCGCACCCACCTGTCGAAGGGGCTCAGCTTCAGCAAGGAAGACCGCGACGTCAACATCCGCCGCGTCGGCTACGTCGCCGGCCTGATCGCGCAGCATGGCGGCACCACGCTCTGCTCCGTCATCAGCCCGTACAGGGCCGTCCGCGACGAGGCCCGCCAGATGTCCCGGGGGAACTTCGTCGAGGTCCACTGCTCGACCCCCGTCGACGTCTGCGAGCAGCGCGACGTGAAAGGGCTCTACTCCAGGGCCCGAGCCGCCGTCGCGGACGGCAAGGGCCTGGGCTTCACCGGCGTCGACGACCCGTACGAAGCCCCCGAGAACGCCGAGGTCACCCTCGACACCAGCAAGCTCGGCGTTTCCGAATGCGTCGATGCGATCGTCGAGAAGCTTCTCGCCCTGGGCTACATCCTGACCCACGGTCACATCAACGTCTGA